The genomic segment attataatttatccattgaatactttaattttataaatagataaatgacacaaattatcaatattagaaacttatttattcgttttttgaacttgtttttggattacatttgagTTGTATGTTATTTGTTTTGAGTTGTCTTTGCagttaacatcattttagagtgaaatttatccatatttaaattacaaaaaaaattataattttttttatttaaaaagaaaacttgtaATTAACTGAGTTCAACTCGTTTAATTCACCAAACCGTAGTGGGTTTggtcaaattcaaattttttcgacTCAGTAATAAGTGAACTAGGTTAAGTTAACTTACTAAGTGTCAACCCGTGGGTAGACCGAATCAAATGACCCGTTTTAGCAGGATTAATTGTAATatagatgaaatatttttaatttaaaaataaatcatatttttcttttttttgtacaGCAAAGGAGTAtccatttttataatttcatcaaacaaaattcgttaaacaaatattcaaatttaaagatgtTCACATTCtatttgaaagatttgttgagCTAGATTATTCAAGTCTGTCAAATTCGGCTCTAGACGAAATCATCTTCTCAAGTTTCTATTTCACTATATTGCAAGCTTTAAAAGTTTCCTTTATTCTTTGAACGAAATTAAATTTGCCCAATGTTTACATTGATCTCAATGATGCTTATTTTGCTTAGTAATTTGCTAGGTGGATTAAGATTTACTCAACGAATTTGCTCGTTCAAAacatactattattttttttcttaatttagcTACTCCCCATAGTTAAAGTAAACAATGGAATTGTTTGCTCGTATTTGCTTATTTACAATGATTTTTAATAAGGGTAAATTATATTGagagtttataatatatatatatatatatatatatatatatatatatatatattttgttgtctTTTAAGATTATGTGAAGTAAAGCAACTTGTATATGATAGTAGTTGGATAGAATAATTAAGGCAGTGGCTGGGGAGTTAAAAATGGCAAAGATGATTATCTTCAATGTTGGTTTTGCAAATATGTTTGGTGAGTGATTGTTCGGTGTGGGACTTATCAAAGTGAGACAAATACAGCTGACACACACTGGAACCAGAAAGCTTGTCTTCCATTTATACCATGCACCTCAAAACTCTTTTATCCATctcttcaaatattaaatagcCAGCAAATGAATAGGAACACAAAAATGCATAAAAGCACTCATTAATGcaggaaaaaaaaagtggatAAAAGCATCATGGAAACAATACAAATCATGGATTGTCTGATTATGACTATGCAAGTTAGTATGACAGGACAGCAGAAACTATGCTAACAATGTGACAACACTAACCAACTTACTCATGCATCTTATTGtttcttgtttctttcttaAGTACACTTCTTTCTCTAAGATTATAATCAATCAGTGCTCTCAACATTTTACAATTGCATCAGGGAACTTTTTCAATAGATTTAAATTCAtcttttttaaatctatttttttaattgaacatGAACTTCATTAGGATGACATGGCTTGTCATTATTAACACAAGGTTGTTGTCAAAATGAACAATTTCAAGTTAAAGTtggatttttgttatttttgttattatcatCTTTGAGGTCATATTTTTGTTGAGACGTGTTAGTGTTATTTATTAcatgaaaataataagtttttggATAAGTTAAACAATCTCTTGCTTAgaagtcaaaataaaaaataatttaaatgcattttttttcctttaaccGTCTCAAGTGCTTTTAAGGACAAAGATGtcaaatacaattatttttagtcGAGGTAATCTTGACTAACAGTAATGGAAATTTTCTTGATTAacattgataatatatttttttattaatgtcgTTTAGAATTTGTTTATCCAAACCAatcagttttttcttttttaaaatataagacaacatatatactaaaaaattattttttgattgataattttatagttgttttattgTTAAGACAGAACGGTTTCtcaatgtaaaatttttatttattaatataaagttattCTTAGATGGATGAGAATTAATAGCAATTTAATTGAATTGATATCTCTTGTCTTTCCAGTGGTATTTTTGTACatagtaataattaaaatactctgttggaattaaaaaaaattgttaaatctCACCagaatatgtaaaattaaataatttgaaataagaaaaaattaagtttataatttttctgaaaaattataaatttcctTATTAAAGAAAAGTTTAAGTTATTTGGGACCATGTTAACACAttgatggtgatgtgatgtgttTTTGTTTGTGAAGAGAAATGAGTTGTTGACAAACTAACCATAACGAAACCTAGTTTTCTGATTGACGTCTTCTAATCGAACTTGCTTTGCAACTAACTCATTCgttacaaaaataaatgtaacttcaaatttgttttctttggaCTCCTGTCTGCctaatttcatttcatcatcataaacaacatttaaatcaaatccaactaagtaaaatatttcaaaattaaataaatcaattatcaCGCAAAGTcgtgttgtcaaaatggattgAAATCCATGAGTTAATTCGGCCTACTACGAGTTTGAGTCAggttgaattaaaaaaaaaattgaaattttgatacatGTTTGTTGAGAATCCAAGTatgagtctaagtctcacattgaatagaaatgagaaagtagagcatcttataaagatgaaaaactCATTAATCTATGTTTTTGGTTGTGAGTGATGTCAATCCCTTACTCATATCATATTAGTGTGTTTGTGTCTCTTCAGTGAACCTCCTCCTTTATAGAGTCAATGGTTTATCTTGGTGACCGACTCAGACAGATATAATCAACTATGGGAAGGGATACTTATGGTTGTGTTTGGTTGGGAATGCTTTCATTAACAATCCCATCACCATTCACctgggttgaacccgtggtgaatCGAGTTTGTGGGTTGACTCATCAATCCatctaatttttctaataaatattttttttattgagttagtcattttacaaaatattaaaacaaaaactcatgtaaaattatttttatatgaaattattagaCAACATGAAAAATTTACAAATCTATAATTAGtaactcaatttttatatttgatagattatagtttaatttaaaacccttatccttttatttatttatatttaaattataaaaatcttgttattttattttaactgaataaaaaaatttataataaaataaattaataaatcaacCTATTTAACCCACAAATTTATAATGAATTGGATTGAGTTTGAATTCTTTTACTTATTTGTCGAATTAAATTAACTCAACTCAATTTTACTAAGTCGTGAtgaaatgaattaaataaaaccGAATCACCTCTTTTACAACACTATAAGTTTATTAGATAAAATCCATActcttaatattaaaatattaacgaTCACGCGTACAGTCTTCAAGACtaagtgaaagaaaaaacaaaggaGTATGAATTCCGCACTTTATGAAATTGTTTCACACTTGTTTACCTCATTTACTCATATTCTCACATCTTTACAGAAAAATGTCGGCATAAATTACTATGCGTTTCCTACCATTTTCagtatctttatatatatatatatatatatatatatatatatatatatatatatatatatatatatatatatatatatataatcatttacTATTTTAAGAGTTAAATACTTAATTccatacaaaattaaaattcatctatattttagaaatttttttattttcaaacttaaaaaaaaatctaatttaattacaaaattttttttatgtattaaattatatttctttatacaatttaacacataattcaaatttcaacctaaaacattatttaaaatttaacatataaaaataaataacaatattaaattaaaaaatatatatccacttttaaaaaaactgaaaatttaaaacatatcaaaatttaaaataagcacaaattttaatttcattttaaatttaaaaattaaaaacatatttatttcttaaacacaatgattaaaaattagaaaaaaacaattgatagttttttggagaagaagagagaggtGGATCCCACAGGAGTTTGTGAAAATCTCAGCCTTATATGTGACAGCCATAAagttaaagtattattatatcTTCAATTTGGCCAACACCAATGTTCCTTCTCACTCCTTTCTTTCAAACCTACGCGCATTCTCAAGTCTCATCCAGCCAACACTCGTCAACACATCTTAACACGCACACGATATAATTCACAACAACAACCACGTGAATATGtcatactaatactaataaccTAATACTTTTATTCCTCTTTGACTTTTCTCCCTCTCTATATATACCACAACACACTTCAAACCCACCCACAAAACAAACCCTCATTCTTCGATTCTATCCAACGTTAAAACCCTTCTCTTAATCAACTCCACGTGATGGGCAACTACGTTTCATGCACCTTGGCACCTCCTCTCATGAAGAACTCCAAGGCCACCAGAGTCATCATTCCCACCGGTGAAGTCAAGCAATTCAGGGAGGTTATCAAGGCGGCGGAACTCATGCTTGAACACCCCACTTACTTTCTCGTCAATTCTCGTTCTCTTCATATTGGTCGAAGGTTTTCTGCTCTCGCCGCCGACGAAGACTTGGAGTTTGGGAACGTTTACATCTTCTTCCCCATGAGGAGACTGAACTCGGTTGTCACCGCCGCCGACATGGCGGTGCTTTTCTTGGCGGCTAATTCCGCCGCCAAGAGACTGTCCCGCGGAAAGACGCGCGTTCTTCCGCACAACGGCGGTGGTGAAGTGGAGAAAAACTCAGATGCAGAAAGAGATGTGGAGATTCCAAGGTTGAGTTTGGAAGGAGTGGATTCAGGATTTCAGTATAGGTTAAATTGTTGTAGGTCAAGAAAGCCTGTTTTGGAAACTATAACGGAGGAACCGGCTAGGTTAAGGTGATTGGTGAAACCTGATTATGcatcagaatttttttttaacgagTAGATTATTCAACACTCGAAAAGAAAAACTAGCTGAGGTGGAGCAGCCGTAGCATCAAGTTTGtacaaaatattcatatatacaAAGTAATTTGTTTGTGATACATTgactattcatttatttttttcggAATAAATATTCAGATTAATTTAATGGGGACTGATATTTAGTGACTTTTACCtaattttaggttttttttttcttataaaatattgaagcgAGTGAAAGATACTGTATGAAAAGTGAAATGTTCCACCATTTGTCCATTTGTGACTAACGCGTGGACTAGCTGGTGTAGGATCTGTGAATGTAATGAATTGGGCAAAGCAATACAATGGCCAAATTCAAAACAACTACGGTTTTCATCTTCTGGAAATACCTCTGTCCCTTTCcgaataattttctttaacacAGATTAtgcatttgaaaattatttttatactttcacataattaaatta from the Vigna angularis cultivar LongXiaoDou No.4 chromosome 3, ASM1680809v1, whole genome shotgun sequence genome contains:
- the LOC108322055 gene encoding uncharacterized protein LOC108322055, giving the protein MGNYVSCTLAPPLMKNSKATRVIIPTGEVKQFREVIKAAELMLEHPTYFLVNSRSLHIGRRFSALAADEDLEFGNVYIFFPMRRLNSVVTAADMAVLFLAANSAAKRLSRGKTRVLPHNGGGEVEKNSDAERDVEIPRLSLEGVDSGFQYRLNCCRSRKPVLETITEEPARLR